In Homo sapiens chromosome 11, GRCh38.p14 Primary Assembly, one DNA window encodes the following:
- the RELT gene encoding tumor necrosis factor receptor superfamily member 19L isoform X5 produces MHPGCWVQEALVLNHEGINPAYRTEDANEDTIGVLVRLITEKKENAAALEELLKEYHSKQLVQTSHRPVSKLPPAPPNVPHICPHRHHLHTVQGLASLSGPCCSRCSQKKWPEVLLSPEAVAATTPVPSLLPNPTRVPKAGAKAGRQGEITILSVGRFRVARIPEQRTSSMVSEVKTITEAGPSWGDLPDSPQPGLPPEQQALLGSGGSRTKWLKPPAENKAEENRYVVRLSESNLVI; encoded by the exons ATGCACCCGGGCTGTTGGGTGCAGGAAGCACTGGTGTTGAATCATGAAG GAATCAACCCTGCCTACCGGACTGAGGATGCCAATGAGGACACCATTGGGGTCCTGGTGCGCTTGATCACAGAGAAGAAAG AGAATGCTGCGGCCCTGGAGGAGCTGCTGAAAGAGTACCACAGCAAACAGCTGGTGCAGACGAGCCACAGGCCTGTGTCCAA GCTGCCGCCAGCGCCCCCGAACGTGCCACACATCTGCCCGCACCGCCACCATCTCCACACCGTGCAGGGCCTGGCCTCGCTCTCTGGCCCCTGCTGCTCCCGCTGTAGCCAGAAGAAGTGGCCCGAGGTGCTGCTGTCCCCTGAGGCTGTAGCCGCCACTACTCCTGTTCCCAGCCTTCTGCCTAACCCGACCAGGGTTCCCAAGGCCGGGGCCAAGGCAGGGCGTCAGGGCGAGATCACCATCTTGTCTGTGGGCAG GTTCCGCGTGGCTCGAATTCCTGAGCAGCGGACAAGTTCAATGGTGTCTGAGGTGAAGACCATCACGGAGGCTGGGCCCTCGTGGGGTGATCTCCCTGACTCCCCACAGCCTGGCCTCCCCCCTGAGCAGCAGGCCCTGCTAGGAAGTGGCGGAAGCCGTACAAAGTGGCTGAAGCCCCCAGCAGAGAACAAGGCCGAG gagAACCGCTATGTGGTCCGGCTAAGTGAGAGCAACCTGGTCATCTGA